Proteins encoded in a region of the Isosphaeraceae bacterium EP7 genome:
- a CDS encoding transposase, with the protein MGRRGLAADQKKARDERAHVVLIDESGFFLNPTLRRTWAPRGRTPVLTGFGRHRDKVSTIAAISVAPRRRRVGLYWRTDPAHYIDGAAVVAFLRDLLRHLRGAVVVIWGGGSNHKGPLIRTPLSRYPRLHLERLPAYAPDLNPVEFIWGHLKHGLKANFVPRDVHDLDRVVNGHLERLGGQPAMIRSLWRGSNSPSMARTWRPDYQ; encoded by the coding sequence CTGGGCCGCCGAGGACTGGCCGCGGATCAAAAAAAAGCCCGGGACGAGCGGGCCCACGTCGTCCTGATCGACGAGAGCGGGTTCTTCCTCAACCCGACGCTACGTCGGACCTGGGCGCCGAGGGGCCGGACACCGGTGCTGACGGGGTTCGGCCGGCACCGCGACAAGGTCTCGACGATTGCGGCGATCTCCGTCGCCCCGCGGCGACGCCGTGTCGGCCTCTACTGGCGGACCGACCCGGCGCATTACATCGACGGGGCGGCGGTCGTGGCATTCCTGCGCGATCTGCTGCGGCACCTGCGCGGCGCGGTCGTGGTGATCTGGGGCGGCGGCAGCAACCACAAGGGGCCGCTGATTCGGACGCCCCTGTCACGCTATCCTCGCCTGCATCTGGAGCGGCTGCCGGCCTACGCCCCGGACCTCAACCCGGTGGAGTTCATCTGGGGGCACCTGAAGCACGGCCTGAAGGCCAACTTCGTGCCCCGCGACGTGCACGACCTGGATCGGGTCGTCAATGGCCATCTGGAGCGACTAGGTGGCCAGCCGGCGATGATCCGGTCGCTGTGGAGGGGATCGAACTCCCCTTCCATGGCAAGAACCTGGCGTCCTGATTACCAATAG
- a CDS encoding SMP-30/gluconolactonase/LRE family protein, with translation MAMIGAGAAEDTPYVARPLTRTGEFTKGIEGPSCDREGNIYVVNFGVEQTIAKVRPDGRGEVFVSLPGKSVGNGIVFDSRERMFVADYVGHNVLRIDPKTRSIEVFAHAEMHQPNDLAIAPDDTLYASDPDWPGGGGQVWKISTSGKVERVAADMGTTNGIEISPDGKWLYVNESVQRNIWKFPIRVDGTLGQKQLIKQFPDYGFDGMRCDEDGNLYITRHGKGTVVIMTPGGQVLHEVDVLGKSPTNLCFGGPDGKTIYVTEVEHTRLVTFRVETPGLAWRRRQAK, from the coding sequence ATGGCAATGATAGGGGCGGGTGCCGCGGAGGACACGCCCTACGTTGCCCGCCCATTGACCCGTACGGGCGAGTTCACCAAGGGGATCGAGGGGCCGAGTTGCGACCGCGAGGGGAACATTTACGTCGTCAACTTTGGCGTGGAACAGACCATTGCCAAGGTCAGGCCCGACGGACGAGGCGAGGTTTTCGTCTCCCTCCCCGGCAAGAGCGTCGGCAATGGGATCGTCTTCGACTCGCGCGAGCGGATGTTCGTAGCCGATTACGTGGGGCACAATGTCCTGCGGATCGACCCGAAGACTAGGTCCATTGAGGTCTTCGCGCATGCGGAGATGCACCAGCCCAACGACCTGGCCATCGCGCCCGACGACACGTTGTATGCCAGCGACCCAGACTGGCCCGGTGGCGGAGGGCAGGTATGGAAGATCTCGACGTCGGGAAAGGTCGAGCGGGTTGCAGCCGACATGGGCACGACCAATGGCATCGAGATCAGCCCCGATGGCAAGTGGCTTTACGTCAACGAGTCAGTCCAGCGGAATATCTGGAAGTTCCCCATAAGGGTCGACGGGACGCTGGGTCAGAAGCAACTCATCAAGCAATTCCCCGATTACGGCTTCGACGGGATGCGCTGCGACGAGGACGGCAACCTCTACATCACCCGCCATGGCAAGGGGACCGTCGTCATCATGACACCCGGTGGTCAGGTCTTACACGAGGTCGATGTCTTGGGCAAGAGCCCCACCAACCTCTGCTTCGGCGGTCCCGATGGCAAGACGATCTACGTCACCGAGGTCGAGCACACCCGACTCGTCACATTCCGCGTCGAGACGCCCGGGCTGGCCTGGCGACGGCGCCAGGCGAAGTGA
- a CDS encoding methyl-accepting chemotaxis protein produces the protein MADEIGKGNGVGPKADDASSGTARAVIDSVEAIVRAETIDEIVKTTLDTIRREFGWAYGSYWSLDLEQKALVFAMDSGEVDAEFARVSRAAKFADGEGLNGRAWHRRELVHVEDIGELADCCRAPIARRSGVRAAVCLPILRGGEVIGTMDFFASESLDITRERLDALRAIARLASDKITVLGEQQEMVRQAQMLENAPTSMMFADRDLKIRYMNPATLKLMKRIEAYLPCKPEEMMGRSIDMFHRDPSHQRRLLADPKNLPHRALIQIGPEQADLLVSAILDKSGKYLGPMLTWDIVTEKIQAEAREVEMASDTSAINQLLQAMGRATTEHEVAMTALETIRETFGWTYGATWVLDPAERVLKFTADSGYVAEEFRRATREARYREGEGALGLVWQTREMVVLTEMPNRSADPRAAAANAAGLNSAVGLPILVDGVVTGALDFTSEKKLQLSEHRLDTLKSIGRMISTRLERVRRQAEVERAKHDMERNVNQLMKVAQAAAKGDLTVEVEVKGDGDMGRLGSAIAEMTDDLKQVIGQVIESANQFSEGARVVAESASYLSDSSQNQAATVEEMSASVEHLSKAIVEINQNANSARELAERTSHLAKQGGESVDQAIEAMVLIRKSSEQVSDIIQVIGEIASQTNLLALNAAIEAARAGEHGLGFAVVADEVRKLAERSRAAAKEITSLIKESTRRVADGAQLSEKAGQSLATIVHGVEETAASIAKIAKATQEQSESASEVSKAIQDVSTITETNAASSEQLSASAEELGAQASTLKELTSKFKV, from the coding sequence TTGGCTGATGAGATTGGCAAGGGCAACGGCGTCGGGCCGAAGGCGGACGACGCATCCTCGGGCACCGCTCGGGCGGTGATCGACTCGGTCGAGGCGATCGTTCGCGCCGAGACGATTGACGAGATCGTGAAGACGACCCTCGACACGATCCGCCGAGAATTCGGTTGGGCGTATGGGTCGTACTGGTCGCTCGACCTGGAGCAGAAAGCCCTCGTCTTCGCCATGGATTCGGGCGAGGTCGACGCCGAGTTCGCCCGCGTGAGCCGCGCGGCCAAGTTCGCCGACGGCGAGGGCCTCAACGGCCGGGCCTGGCACCGTCGCGAGCTGGTCCACGTCGAGGATATCGGCGAGCTCGCCGATTGCTGCCGGGCTCCGATTGCGCGACGATCCGGGGTGCGCGCGGCCGTCTGCCTGCCCATCCTCAGGGGAGGCGAGGTCATCGGCACGATGGACTTCTTCGCCTCGGAGTCCCTGGATATCACCCGCGAGCGGCTCGACGCCCTGCGGGCGATCGCCCGGCTCGCCTCCGACAAGATCACCGTCCTGGGCGAGCAGCAGGAGATGGTCCGCCAGGCGCAGATGCTCGAGAATGCCCCGACGAGCATGATGTTCGCCGATCGCGACCTGAAGATCCGCTACATGAACCCGGCAACGCTCAAGCTCATGAAGCGGATCGAGGCCTACCTGCCCTGCAAGCCCGAGGAGATGATGGGCCGGTCGATCGACATGTTCCACCGCGACCCCTCACATCAGAGGCGCCTGCTGGCCGATCCCAAGAATCTCCCTCACCGCGCCCTGATCCAGATCGGCCCCGAGCAGGCCGATCTGCTCGTCAGCGCGATCCTCGATAAGTCGGGCAAATATCTCGGGCCGATGCTGACCTGGGACATCGTGACCGAGAAGATCCAGGCCGAGGCTCGCGAGGTCGAGATGGCCTCGGACACGTCCGCGATCAACCAACTCCTCCAGGCGATGGGCCGGGCCACCACCGAACATGAGGTGGCCATGACCGCGCTGGAAACGATACGCGAGACGTTCGGGTGGACCTACGGGGCGACCTGGGTGTTGGACCCGGCCGAGCGGGTCCTGAAATTCACGGCCGATTCCGGATATGTGGCCGAGGAGTTCCGCCGGGCGACGCGGGAGGCACGCTATCGCGAGGGGGAGGGCGCGCTAGGGCTCGTCTGGCAGACCCGCGAGATGGTCGTCCTGACGGAGATGCCCAACAGGTCGGCTGACCCCAGGGCCGCGGCGGCCAACGCGGCGGGCCTGAACTCGGCGGTCGGCCTGCCGATTTTGGTCGACGGCGTCGTCACGGGGGCGCTCGACTTCACCAGTGAGAAGAAGCTCCAGCTCTCCGAGCATCGCCTTGACACCCTCAAGAGCATTGGACGGATGATCTCGACGCGACTGGAGCGGGTCCGCCGCCAGGCCGAAGTCGAGCGGGCCAAGCACGACATGGAACGTAACGTCAACCAGCTGATGAAGGTAGCCCAGGCCGCCGCCAAGGGAGACCTGACCGTCGAGGTCGAGGTCAAGGGTGACGGCGACATGGGCCGGCTCGGCAGCGCCATCGCCGAGATGACCGACGATCTGAAGCAGGTCATCGGCCAGGTAATCGAATCGGCCAATCAGTTCTCCGAGGGGGCCAGGGTCGTCGCCGAGAGTGCCAGCTACCTGAGCGACTCGTCTCAGAACCAGGCGGCCACCGTCGAGGAGATGTCGGCCTCGGTCGAACATCTCAGCAAGGCGATCGTCGAGATCAACCAGAACGCCAATTCCGCCCGTGAACTGGCCGAGCGCACTTCGCACCTGGCCAAACAGGGCGGCGAGTCGGTCGACCAGGCGATCGAAGCGATGGTCCTCATCCGCAAGTCGAGCGAGCAGGTCAGCGACATCATCCAGGTCATCGGCGAGATCGCCAGCCAGACCAACCTGCTGGCCCTCAACGCCGCCATCGAGGCGGCAAGGGCCGGCGAGCACGGGCTCGGCTTCGCCGTCGTGGCCGATGAGGTCCGCAAGTTGGCCGAGCGGTCAAGGGCCGCCGCTAAGGAGATCACCTCCCTGATCAAAGAGTCCACCCGGCGGGTGGCCGATGGGGCCCAGCTCTCGGAAAAAGCCGGGCAGTCGCTGGCGACGATCGTCCACGGAGTCGAGGAGACCGCGGCGAGCATCGCCAAGATTGCCAAAGCCACGCAGGAACAGTCCGAGTCGGCGAGCGAGGTCAGCAAGGCGATCCAGGACGTCTCCACCATCACCGAGACCAACGCGGCCAGTTCCGAGCAACTCTCCGCCAGCGCCGAGGAGCTGGGGGCCCAGGCCTCGACCTTGAAAGAGCTGACCTCGAAGTTCAAGGTCTGA
- a CDS encoding PSD1 and planctomycete cytochrome C domain-containing protein, which translates to MRRIAVTLGILLSLVSPTRGGETQVDYARRVKPILAAHCVRCHGATKPRAGLRLDTARELAEGGENGPVILPGRGGESPVVLALRGDGDGEQMPLDRPPLSEAEIEAIRRWIDEGAKAPAEEVPSVAPAHWAFVPPVHHVPPPIRDRALAHNPIDRFILEGLEAEGIVPSPEADRATRIRRISLDLLGLPPDPSDVEAFLRDDRPDAHERMVDRLLASPHYGERWGRLWLDGARYADSNGYSIDAPRTIWPYRDWVIDALNRDMPFDEFTIDQIAGDLRPGATLAQKVATGFHRNTPINQEGGIDIEQFRIDSIIDRANTTASVWLGLTMGCCQCHDHKYDPLSQSEYYRFFAFFNNVDEVEMPLASPEAVARAEAAEMAAHAYLAKVEADEPALKDKQAAWEASLDLAGRQKQSQAVRAVFDIVSENRNALQKRIVFAAFIDQAADSKHHREAIAALRGSAPKFSTSMVVRDREKPRETHLLTQGDFTRPAAKVEPGVPTVLPGLATSHEVPDRMDLARWLVAPENPLVARVAVNRLWQVYFGRGLVETDDDFGTQGAKPSHPELLDWLATEFIRSGWSLKAMHRLIVTSATYRQSSRYRADVTATDPENRRLSRQARLRLDAELIRDAALSACGLLTPQVGGPSVFPPQPDGVMNFGQMRREWATSSGPDRYRRGMYTFLWRATPHPLFTLFDAPDGARSCTRRLRSNTPLQALTLLNDEAFVECAAALAARLTEGNRTDDERIDEAFRRCLARTPNRRERERLHALLECQRADEQNDTSAWTTVARVVLNLDEFITRE; encoded by the coding sequence ATGAGACGCATCGCCGTCACTCTGGGGATCCTACTCAGCCTCGTCTCGCCTACGAGGGGAGGCGAGACTCAGGTTGATTATGCTCGTCGTGTGAAGCCCATCCTTGCAGCCCATTGCGTCCGCTGTCACGGGGCGACCAAGCCGCGTGCCGGCCTGAGGTTGGACACCGCCAGGGAACTGGCTGAGGGAGGAGAGAACGGGCCGGTCATCTTGCCGGGGCGTGGCGGCGAGAGTCCGGTGGTGCTGGCACTCCGAGGTGATGGGGATGGCGAGCAGATGCCGCTGGATCGTCCACCCCTCTCCGAGGCCGAGATCGAAGCGATCCGACGTTGGATTGACGAGGGTGCCAAGGCCCCGGCCGAGGAGGTCCCTTCGGTGGCTCCGGCCCACTGGGCTTTCGTCCCGCCGGTCCATCACGTGCCGCCCCCAATCCGGGATCGGGCGTTGGCACACAACCCGATCGACCGCTTCATCCTTGAGGGATTGGAAGCCGAGGGGATTGTCCCATCGCCGGAAGCCGACCGGGCGACCCGCATCCGCAGAATCAGCCTCGACCTGCTGGGTCTTCCCCCCGACCCGTCCGACGTCGAGGCGTTCCTCCGCGATGACCGGCCAGACGCGCACGAACGCATGGTCGATCGGCTCCTGGCGTCGCCGCACTACGGGGAGCGGTGGGGGCGGCTCTGGCTGGATGGGGCCCGATACGCCGATTCGAACGGTTATAGCATCGATGCCCCCAGGACGATCTGGCCGTACCGAGACTGGGTGATCGACGCGTTGAACCGCGACATGCCCTTCGACGAGTTCACGATCGACCAGATCGCCGGGGACCTTCGGCCGGGGGCGACTCTGGCCCAGAAGGTTGCCACGGGGTTTCACCGTAACACGCCGATCAATCAGGAAGGTGGAATTGACATCGAGCAATTCCGGATCGATTCGATCATCGATCGCGCCAACACGACCGCCTCGGTCTGGCTCGGGCTGACGATGGGTTGCTGTCAATGCCACGACCACAAGTACGACCCGTTGTCCCAATCAGAATACTATCGATTCTTCGCGTTCTTCAACAATGTTGACGAGGTCGAGATGCCCCTCGCCTCGCCCGAAGCCGTCGCCCGGGCCGAGGCGGCTGAGATGGCAGCACACGCCTATCTCGCCAAGGTCGAGGCCGATGAACCGGCGCTGAAGGACAAGCAGGCGGCGTGGGAAGCCTCGCTCGACTTGGCGGGCCGACAGAAGCAGTCGCAAGCGGTGCGGGCCGTGTTTGACATCGTCTCCGAAAATCGCAACGCCCTCCAGAAGCGGATCGTCTTCGCCGCGTTCATCGACCAGGCTGCGGATTCGAAACATCACCGCGAGGCGATCGCGGCATTGCGGGGCAGCGCCCCGAAGTTCTCGACGTCGATGGTCGTGCGAGATCGGGAGAAGCCTCGCGAGACGCACCTCCTTACGCAAGGCGACTTCACTCGCCCTGCCGCGAAGGTCGAGCCGGGCGTGCCGACAGTCCTGCCCGGGCTGGCTACGTCCCACGAGGTCCCCGATCGCATGGATCTCGCCCGATGGCTCGTCGCCCCCGAGAACCCGCTCGTGGCTCGGGTTGCGGTCAATCGGCTCTGGCAGGTCTATTTCGGCCGTGGTCTCGTCGAGACGGATGACGACTTCGGGACCCAGGGGGCGAAGCCGTCTCATCCCGAGCTGCTCGACTGGCTCGCCACGGAGTTCATACGCAGCGGGTGGAGCCTCAAGGCAATGCATCGCCTGATCGTCACGTCGGCAACGTATCGGCAATCGTCGCGATACCGGGCCGACGTGACGGCGACTGACCCCGAGAACAGACGGCTCTCGCGACAGGCGCGACTCCGACTCGACGCCGAGCTAATCCGAGACGCGGCACTGTCGGCATGCGGGCTGCTCACGCCGCAGGTCGGCGGTCCGAGCGTCTTCCCGCCGCAGCCGGATGGCGTGATGAATTTTGGGCAGATGCGGCGGGAATGGGCGACCAGCTCCGGTCCCGATCGATATCGACGCGGGATGTATACGTTCCTCTGGCGGGCGACCCCGCATCCGCTCTTCACATTGTTCGATGCCCCTGATGGTGCGCGGTCCTGCACGCGAAGACTGCGGTCAAACACGCCCTTACAGGCCCTTACCTTGCTGAACGACGAAGCTTTCGTGGAGTGCGCTGCCGCACTGGCGGCGAGGCTGACGGAAGGGAATCGGACCGACGACGAGCGAATCGACGAAGCATTCCGACGATGCCTGGCAAGGACGCCGAACCGCCGTGAGCGCGAGCGACTGCACGCATTATTGGAATGTCAACGTGCCGATGAGCAGAATGACACGTCCGCTTGGACGACCGTAGCCCGAGTGGTCCTGAACCTCGACGAGTTCATCACGCGGGAATGA
- a CDS encoding protein-glutamate O-methyltransferase CheR: protein MINGELTGPEFERFLALIYKVAGIRIPASKKVMVSNRLRRRLRATGIGSFESYYIHLTSLAGASEMPAFLDAITTNETYFYRDIQHYEWFGGTFLPGLATQGRPRDKPLRVWSAACATGEEPYSLALKVFANRLAMGGRKLTILGTDISGAALATARLASYDARAVRLIGAEERKKAFDHDAAQQRWTLKPEVRDLVTWKLHNLLRPIAQEPFDCIFIKNVLIYFDDESKRVVVRRLLDALARGGYLVVGPTEGIFTMLGELTKHKTWLYQKPA, encoded by the coding sequence GTGATCAACGGCGAGCTGACCGGGCCTGAGTTCGAGCGGTTCCTCGCCTTGATCTACAAGGTCGCGGGGATCCGCATCCCCGCCTCTAAGAAAGTGATGGTCAGCAACCGGCTCCGGCGCCGCCTCAGGGCGACCGGCATCGGATCCTTCGAGTCCTATTACATCCACCTGACCTCGCTCGCCGGAGCGTCCGAGATGCCGGCGTTTCTCGACGCCATCACGACGAACGAGACCTATTTCTATCGCGATATCCAGCATTATGAATGGTTCGGCGGGACGTTCCTGCCCGGCCTCGCCACGCAGGGTCGCCCCCGCGACAAGCCGCTGCGTGTCTGGTCGGCCGCGTGTGCCACGGGCGAGGAGCCTTATTCGCTCGCGCTGAAGGTCTTCGCGAACCGATTAGCCATGGGCGGTCGCAAGCTCACGATCCTGGGCACCGACATCAGCGGGGCCGCGCTGGCGACTGCTCGCCTGGCGAGCTACGATGCCAGGGCGGTCCGCCTGATCGGGGCTGAGGAGCGGAAGAAGGCGTTCGACCACGACGCAGCCCAGCAGCGATGGACGCTCAAGCCCGAGGTGCGTGACTTAGTGACCTGGAAGCTCCACAACCTCCTCAGGCCCATCGCCCAGGAGCCTTTCGACTGCATCTTCATCAAGAACGTGCTGATCTACTTCGATGACGAATCCAAGCGAGTCGTCGTTCGACGCCTTCTCGACGCGCTCGCCCGGGGCGGGTATCTGGTGGTCGGGCCCACCGAAGGGATCTTCACGATGCTCGGCGAGCTGACCAAGCACAAGACCTGGCTCTATCAGAAGCCGGCCTGA
- a CDS encoding chemotaxis protein CheW, which yields MSATTAASSTSPDRNPRRADQSIRQLVGFRLDGADYALAITTIREIILMKPITRLPQVPAWIEGLINLRGTVIPLVNLRKRFGLDGLPFDDETRTIVVSVHDKTIGFIVDEVTQVVRIAADQVQPLPIAMTAIATQYIAGLARLEDRLIIILDIDKLFARGEIELDPSSGLSVAAALPVMSTEKGA from the coding sequence ATGTCCGCCACAACGGCCGCGAGTTCGACCTCGCCTGATCGCAACCCTCGTCGCGCGGACCAGTCAATCCGTCAGCTCGTCGGGTTCCGGCTTGACGGCGCCGACTATGCCCTCGCGATCACCACGATACGCGAGATTATCCTGATGAAGCCGATCACCAGGCTTCCCCAGGTCCCAGCGTGGATCGAGGGCTTGATTAACCTTCGAGGCACGGTCATCCCGCTCGTGAATCTCCGCAAGAGATTCGGCCTGGACGGCCTGCCGTTCGACGATGAAACCCGGACGATTGTCGTCTCCGTCCATGACAAGACGATCGGCTTCATCGTCGACGAGGTCACGCAGGTGGTCCGGATCGCCGCCGACCAGGTTCAGCCATTACCGATTGCGATGACCGCCATCGCGACGCAGTACATCGCCGGTCTCGCTCGGCTCGAAGATCGCCTGATCATCATCCTCGATATCGACAAGCTCTTCGCACGCGGCGAGATCGAGCTCGACCCCTCCTCGGGCCTCTCCGTTGCCGCTGCTCTGCCCGTGATGTCCACAGAAAAAGGTGCGTGA
- a CDS encoding DUF1501 domain-containing protein, translating into MNSPDHRLLEQTRRQFFADCGVGLGSIALGSLLNESRGGDIAASHADPLAPRPGHGPAKAKSVIFLFMAGGPSQFELFEHKPELGKWHGKPIPDSFIRGKRFAFMDTFSKEPPKLLATGRAFAQHGASGAWVSECLPRIATIVDDLTVIKSVVTEPINHAPAKLFMNTGSTQFGRPSLGAWLTYGIGSESNELPGFVVLQSGPRGPRGGAVNWGTGFLPSVHQGVPFRNGAEPILNLANPKGTNPARQRAVIDAIGDLNRERLDATGDPEIATRISSYEMAFRMQASAPELIDLRGESKATLDLYGAEPGQPSFAANCLLARRLVERGVRFVQLYHSNWDHHGTPGQDLAGDLDLVCREIDNPCAALVQDLKARGLLDETLVIWGGEFGRTPMGEVREQVGRNHHVDAFTMWMAGGGTKAGVVYGETDEFGFRPVEGRVHVHDLQATILNLLGLDHTRLTYRSQGRNFRLTDVEGTVIEGLLA; encoded by the coding sequence ATGAATTCTCCCGACCATAGACTTCTCGAGCAGACACGCCGCCAATTCTTCGCCGATTGCGGCGTCGGACTTGGGTCCATCGCTCTCGGCTCGCTCCTGAATGAGAGCCGCGGCGGAGATATCGCCGCCAGTCACGCCGACCCGCTCGCTCCCAGGCCGGGGCATGGACCGGCGAAGGCGAAGAGCGTCATCTTCCTTTTCATGGCCGGCGGACCCAGCCAGTTTGAGTTGTTCGAACACAAGCCCGAGCTAGGCAAGTGGCACGGCAAGCCGATCCCCGATTCCTTCATTCGGGGCAAGCGGTTCGCCTTCATGGACACGTTCTCCAAGGAGCCGCCCAAGCTCCTGGCGACGGGCCGCGCCTTCGCTCAACATGGCGCAAGCGGGGCATGGGTCTCGGAGTGCCTTCCGCGGATCGCCACCATCGTGGACGACCTGACGGTGATCAAATCGGTGGTTACCGAGCCAATTAACCACGCCCCGGCGAAGCTGTTCATGAACACGGGGAGTACCCAGTTCGGCCGGCCTAGCCTGGGTGCGTGGCTGACCTACGGGATCGGAAGCGAGTCGAACGAACTTCCAGGCTTCGTGGTCCTCCAATCGGGACCGCGTGGGCCTCGCGGCGGCGCGGTGAACTGGGGGACCGGGTTCCTGCCGTCGGTCCACCAGGGGGTTCCCTTCCGCAACGGTGCCGAGCCGATCTTGAACCTGGCGAACCCCAAGGGCACGAACCCTGCGCGTCAGAGAGCGGTGATCGACGCGATCGGCGACCTGAACCGCGAGCGGCTGGACGCGACCGGCGACCCGGAAATTGCCACCCGGATCTCCTCCTACGAGATGGCCTTCCGGATGCAGGCGAGCGCCCCCGAATTGATTGACTTGCGGGGCGAATCGAAGGCGACGCTGGATCTTTATGGCGCTGAGCCTGGCCAGCCATCATTCGCAGCGAACTGCCTGCTGGCGAGGCGACTGGTCGAGCGTGGGGTGCGGTTCGTCCAGCTTTACCACAGTAACTGGGACCATCACGGGACACCCGGCCAGGACCTGGCCGGCGACCTGGACCTCGTCTGCCGCGAGATCGACAACCCGTGCGCGGCCTTGGTCCAGGACCTGAAGGCGCGAGGCCTGCTGGACGAAACACTCGTGATCTGGGGAGGTGAGTTCGGCCGGACCCCGATGGGTGAGGTGCGCGAGCAAGTCGGACGTAACCACCACGTCGACGCCTTCACAATGTGGATGGCCGGAGGTGGCACGAAGGCAGGTGTCGTCTATGGCGAGACTGATGAGTTCGGCTTCCGCCCTGTCGAGGGGCGTGTGCACGTGCACGACCTCCAGGCGACGATTCTCAACCTGCTGGGGCTCGATCACACCAGGCTCACTTACCGTTCCCAAGGGCGGAATTTCCGGTTGACCGACGTCGAAGGCACGGTCATCGAGGGGCTCCTGGCCTGA
- a CDS encoding RidA family protein: MTPQTKAKSLGITFAKQEPGYLALVVRTGDLLITSGHVSDIKGKLGAGLTVEEGKVAARDCAVKILNSVWNAHGTIDGLKLLKLLGCVNSTQEFVEQHLVINGCSDLMHEIFGKDGDGYHARSALGFAQLPTGAAVEVEAIFEIKS, translated from the coding sequence ATGACGCCGCAGACAAAGGCCAAATCATTGGGGATCACCTTCGCAAAGCAAGAGCCGGGCTATCTGGCTCTTGTCGTTCGCACGGGCGATCTGCTCATCACCTCAGGGCACGTCAGCGACATCAAGGGGAAACTCGGCGCGGGGCTGACGGTCGAGGAGGGGAAAGTGGCAGCCCGCGATTGTGCCGTCAAGATCCTCAATTCAGTCTGGAATGCCCACGGTACGATCGACGGTCTAAAGTTGTTGAAACTCTTGGGCTGCGTGAATTCGACTCAGGAATTCGTCGAGCAGCACTTGGTGATCAACGGGTGCAGCGACCTAATGCACGAAATCTTCGGAAAGGACGGCGACGGGTACCACGCCCGAAGCGCACTCGGCTTTGCGCAGCTCCCGACCGGCGCGGCAGTCGAGGTCGAGGCGATCTTCGAGATCAAGTCTTGA
- a CDS encoding winged helix-turn-helix domain-containing protein, producing the protein MIPRGSAAELEARRRLAVTRVNEGWKQKDVAAFLGVSLKAVGKWMAAYRAAGEDGLKGKPHPGPAPKLSRRQERSVLSWLAVSPEAFGDKTQLWTTRRLAEVIAQRYGVRFNSNCLAEWLSRRGHSPQKPVTTAVERDNPAIARWAAEDWPRIKKKPGTSGPTSS; encoded by the coding sequence ATGATACCTCGGGGATCTGCCGCCGAACTGGAAGCCCGTCGCCGCCTGGCGGTGACGCGGGTCAATGAGGGCTGGAAGCAGAAGGATGTCGCCGCGTTCCTGGGCGTCTCGCTCAAGGCCGTCGGCAAGTGGATGGCCGCCTATCGCGCCGCCGGCGAGGACGGTCTCAAGGGCAAGCCGCACCCGGGGCCCGCTCCGAAGCTGTCGCGCAGGCAGGAGCGGTCGGTCTTGTCCTGGCTGGCCGTCAGCCCCGAGGCCTTCGGCGACAAGACCCAGCTCTGGACCACCCGCAGGCTGGCCGAGGTGATCGCCCAGCGGTACGGCGTCCGCTTCAACTCCAACTGCCTGGCCGAGTGGCTCAGCCGCCGCGGCCACTCGCCGCAGAAGCCCGTGACCACGGCGGTGGAACGCGACAACCCGGCCATCGCCCGCTGGGCCGCCGAGGACTGGCCGCGGATCAAAAAAAAGCCCGGGACGAGCGGGCCCACGTCGTCCTGA